Proteins from a single region of Verrucomicrobiota bacterium:
- a CDS encoding glycosyltransferase family 2 protein: MDLYFLLQFGLLFLLLLISVHFLINTFVFQSPSLMDEKVNEHEYPLISILIPARNEENNLRSCLNSMVQQSYPKLEIFILDDQSTDKTPDIIKEFTKDDSRIAYLPGKKLPKNWTGKAWACHQLAEKAKGEYIVFTDADTIHNPHCILSAYHQAIDDKADLLSLWPRQLCKTWSEILVVPFIYVLLLTFLPHWMGGRFKSLGAANGQFLFFRRKAYRNIKGHDSVRNHLVDDVALARLIKIRGYNLKNKDGSDFITCRMYTNFKDLWSGFSKNLRAGHDSSLVSFLTLSFLQFFLYLMPFLLVLAHLLGIEPIAKYKSLFGICICQCGVIIAMRCAMSVVYRHHILSAFLHPLGQILTLVIALNSWRLYAFGRVFWKERKY, translated from the coding sequence ATGGATCTCTATTTTCTTCTTCAGTTTGGTCTACTCTTCCTCCTCTTACTGATCAGTGTTCATTTTCTCATTAATACTTTTGTCTTTCAATCCCCATCACTTATGGATGAAAAGGTAAATGAGCACGAATATCCACTCATCTCTATTCTCATACCCGCGCGCAATGAAGAAAATAATCTTAGAAGCTGCTTAAATAGTATGGTCCAACAATCCTATCCAAAGTTAGAAATTTTTATTCTCGATGATCAATCTACTGACAAAACACCCGACATTATTAAAGAGTTTACTAAGGACGATTCCCGTATCGCTTATCTCCCAGGAAAAAAATTACCAAAGAACTGGACAGGGAAAGCTTGGGCTTGTCACCAACTAGCAGAGAAAGCCAAAGGAGAGTATATCGTCTTTACGGACGCCGACACCATTCATAACCCGCATTGTATTTTAAGCGCTTACCACCAAGCGATTGATGATAAAGCCGACCTTTTATCGCTCTGGCCTCGCCAACTGTGTAAAACTTGGTCTGAAATACTTGTGGTGCCTTTCATCTATGTCCTACTACTTACCTTTTTGCCTCATTGGATGGGTGGTCGTTTCAAAAGCCTAGGGGCAGCCAACGGTCAATTTCTTTTCTTTAGAAGAAAAGCTTACCGTAATATCAAAGGCCATGATTCAGTCCGCAATCATCTGGTCGATGACGTCGCTCTTGCCCGTTTAATAAAGATACGAGGCTATAACTTAAAAAATAAAGATGGTTCGGATTTTATCACTTGTCGTATGTATACAAATTTCAAGGACCTTTGGTCAGGATTCTCCAAGAACCTTCGCGCAGGGCATGACTCCTCTCTTGTAAGCTTTCTAACACTTAGTTTCCTACAATTTTTTTTATACCTCATGCCATTCCTTTTGGTTCTTGCTCACCTTTTAGGCATTGAGCCCATAGCCAAATATAAGTCCCTATTTGGTATTTGTATTTGCCAATGTGGTGTGATCATCGCTATGCGCTGCGCCATGAGTGTTGTATACCGGCATCATATACTCTCAGCTTTTTTGCACCCCCTTGGACAAATCCTTACCCTCGT